In Scylla paramamosain isolate STU-SP2022 chromosome 1, ASM3559412v1, whole genome shotgun sequence, one DNA window encodes the following:
- the LOC135115358 gene encoding protein abrupt-like isoform X2, translated as MNMHQEEFVQLKWNTHQLAFIETLSSLRDKQVYTDVTLSCGDQFYPAHRLVLSACSTFFAKALEVSSCKAPSILLHGIDQSTLEQLLIFMYDGQVTISKEELPKLLKAAKWLGVKGLESAHDKHKVNEASSSGEAFDSTLFPETWRQLFSSFTGTSIPQENIEEAVKFYKQLTNKIQQIEDANKQSSKSMVDLSEPETSQEDESQDNISGENFHVDSLTDPNSEEVKDNSSSIQLEDNINGTSFHGWMEGETDSKLNLKGMFEKSSETAEADSINSSSSAPEKSTETSKENNAADMNKRSLKCKHCRKSFKVRKDLATHLRIHHE; from the exons ATGAATATGCATCAAGAAGAGTTTGTGCAGCTCAAATGGAATACTCACCAGCTGGCATTCATCGAGACTCTGAGCAGTTTACGAGACAAG CAAGTGTACACAGATGTAACACTGTCCTGTGGCGATCAGTTTTACCCAGCCCATCGCCTGGTGCTCTCTGCCTGCAGCACTTTCTTTGCAAAGGCACTTGAAGTTTCAAGCTGCAAGGCTCCTTCAATCCTTCTACATGGAATAGATCAATCAACCCTGGAGCAACTGCTGATCTTTATGTATGATGGACAG GTCACAATTTCAAAAGAGGAATTACCCAAACTGCTGAAAGCTGCCAAGTGGCTGGGAGTAAAAGGTTTGGAATCAGCTCATGATAAGCACAAGGTTAATGAAGCTTCAAGTTCAGGGGAAGCATTTGATTCCACTCTTTTCCCGGAAACTTGGAGAcagttattttcttcatttactggTACCAGCATACCACAAGAGAACATAGAAGAGGCAGTCAAGTTTTACAAACAATTAACCAACAAGATACAACAAATTGAAGATGCTAATAAGCAAAGCTCAAAATCAATGGTGGATTTATCAGAACCAGAAACAAGCCAAGAAGATGAATCCCAAGACAATATTTCTGGTGAGAATTTTCATGTCGATTCTCTAACAGATCCTAATTCTGAGGAGGTTAAGGATAACTCCTCTTCCATCCAGTTGGAAGATAACATTAACGGTACTTCCTtccatggatggatggaaggtgaAACGGACTCTAAATTAAATTTAAAAGGAATGTTTGAAAAGTCAAGTGAAACAGCTGAAGCAGACAGTATAAATTCCTCCTCAAGTGCCCCTGAGAAATCCACAGAAACTAGCAAG GAAAACAATGCTGCAGATATGAACAAGAGAAGTCTGAAGTGTAAACATTGCAGGAAGTCTTTCAAAGTTCGCAAAGACCTTGCAACACATCTTCGTATTCATCATG AGTGA
- the LOC135115358 gene encoding zinc finger and BTB domain-containing protein 24-like isoform X1 — protein sequence MNMHQEEFVQLKWNTHQLAFIETLSSLRDKQVYTDVTLSCGDQFYPAHRLVLSACSTFFAKALEVSSCKAPSILLHGIDQSTLEQLLIFMYDGQVTISKEELPKLLKAAKWLGVKGLESAHDKHKVNEASSSGEAFDSTLFPETWRQLFSSFTGTSIPQENIEEAVKFYKQLTNKIQQIEDANKQSSKSMVDLSEPETSQEDESQDNISGENFHVDSLTDPNSEEVKDNSSSIQLEDNINGTSFHGWMEGETDSKLNLKGMFEKSSETAEADSINSSSSAPEKSTETSKENNAADMNKRSLKCKHCRKSFKVRKDLATHLRIHHGEINHFCFTCQTQYSNKKELNTHMKLHKASTVHSCNMCEHVTHSQYSLKKHILINHRTPKSDLMLPKVQLTKERKQKPRALKRTSQNSDFHECSICLKRFKDKTSLKEHVDKGCKGIIRSKDGYHCPLCLYVSDRLRSVEDHLSKHTGIYRFRCSYCPYQCIRNFFLKDHMNKKHPEIKSMQ from the exons ATGAATATGCATCAAGAAGAGTTTGTGCAGCTCAAATGGAATACTCACCAGCTGGCATTCATCGAGACTCTGAGCAGTTTACGAGACAAG CAAGTGTACACAGATGTAACACTGTCCTGTGGCGATCAGTTTTACCCAGCCCATCGCCTGGTGCTCTCTGCCTGCAGCACTTTCTTTGCAAAGGCACTTGAAGTTTCAAGCTGCAAGGCTCCTTCAATCCTTCTACATGGAATAGATCAATCAACCCTGGAGCAACTGCTGATCTTTATGTATGATGGACAG GTCACAATTTCAAAAGAGGAATTACCCAAACTGCTGAAAGCTGCCAAGTGGCTGGGAGTAAAAGGTTTGGAATCAGCTCATGATAAGCACAAGGTTAATGAAGCTTCAAGTTCAGGGGAAGCATTTGATTCCACTCTTTTCCCGGAAACTTGGAGAcagttattttcttcatttactggTACCAGCATACCACAAGAGAACATAGAAGAGGCAGTCAAGTTTTACAAACAATTAACCAACAAGATACAACAAATTGAAGATGCTAATAAGCAAAGCTCAAAATCAATGGTGGATTTATCAGAACCAGAAACAAGCCAAGAAGATGAATCCCAAGACAATATTTCTGGTGAGAATTTTCATGTCGATTCTCTAACAGATCCTAATTCTGAGGAGGTTAAGGATAACTCCTCTTCCATCCAGTTGGAAGATAACATTAACGGTACTTCCTtccatggatggatggaaggtgaAACGGACTCTAAATTAAATTTAAAAGGAATGTTTGAAAAGTCAAGTGAAACAGCTGAAGCAGACAGTATAAATTCCTCCTCAAGTGCCCCTGAGAAATCCACAGAAACTAGCAAG GAAAACAATGCTGCAGATATGAACAAGAGAAGTCTGAAGTGTAAACATTGCAGGAAGTCTTTCAAAGTTCGCAAAGACCTTGCAACACATCTTCGTATTCATCATGGTGAGATAAACCATTTTTGCTTCACCTGCCAAACACAATACTCAAATAAGAAGGAGTTAAATACGCATATGAAACTTCACAAGGCATCAACAGTGCACTCTTGTAACATGTGTGAACATGTAACTCACAGCCAATATAGTCTCAAGAAACATATTCTTATAAATCATAGAACTCCAAAATCAGATTTGATGCTTCCTAAAGTACAactcacaaaggaaagaaaacaaaaacctaGAGCTCTGAAAAGAACATCACAAAACTCAGACTTCCATGAATGCTCCATTTGCTTAAAAAGATTTAAAGATAAGACTTCCCTTAAAGAACATGTAGATAAAGGTTGTAAAGGGATAATTAGAAGTAAAGATGGTTACCATTGTCCTCTGTGCTTGTATGTGTCTGATAGGTTACGAAGTGTCGAGGATCACTTGAGTAAACACACAGGTATTTACCGCTTCCGCTGCTCTTATTGTCCCTACCAGTGTATCAGAAACTTCTTCCTCAAAGATCACATGAACAAAAAACATCCGGAAATTAAATCAATGCAGTAA